The proteins below are encoded in one region of Colletotrichum lupini chromosome 5, complete sequence:
- a CDS encoding pectate lyase B — protein MKFSIASSIAVLAALANATPTPTVVGGNAVDPRAVEKRATITDACDVGYGAGTTGGSGGTTTTVSTLAQFTAAATSSDKAVIVVKGAITGAAKVKVGSNKSIIGAKGSSLTGVGLYINKQENVIVRNMKISKVLADNGDAISIQASSKVWVDHCELSSDRDNGKDYYDGLLDITHASMAVTVSNTYLHDHYKGSLVGHSDSNSAEDTGKLYVTYANNYWKNIGSRVPSVRFGNVHIFNNYEESIDTSGVNTRMGAQVLVESSVFSSVKKAITFLDSKTTGYATVSDVDLGGSTNDAPAGTFTKPDYSYSKLGSAKVKASVVASAGQTLSF, from the coding sequence ATGAAGTTCTCTATTGCCTCCTCCATCGCCGTCCTGGCCGCTCTGGCCAACGCCACCCCGACTCCCACCGTCGTTGGCGGCAACGCCGTCGACCCCCGTGCCGTCGAGAAGCGTGCCACCATCACTGACGCCTGCGACGTCGGCTACGGCGCCGGCACCACTGGTGGCTCCGGCggtaccaccaccaccgtctCCACCCTGGCCCAGTTCACCGCGGCCGCCACCTCCTCCGACAAGGCCGTCATCGTCGTCAAGGGCGCCATCACCGGCGCCGCCAAGGTCAAGGTCGGCTCCAACAAGTCCATCATCGGTGCCAAGGGCTCCTCCCTCACCGGCGTCGGTCTGTACATCAACAAGCAGGAGAACGTCATCGTCCGCAACATGAAGATCAGCAAGGTCCTCGCGGATAACGGCGACGCCATCAGCATCCAGGCCTCCTCCAAGGTCTGGGTCGACCACTGCGAGCTCTCCTCCGACCGTGACAACGGCAAGGACTACTACGACGGTCTCCTCGACATCACCCACGCCTCCATGGCCGTGACCGTCTCCAACACCTACCTCCACGACCACTACAAGGGCTCCCTCGTCGGCCACTCCGACTCCAACTCGGCCGAGGACACTGGCAAGCTCTACGTCACCTACGCCAACAACTACTGGAAGAACATTGGCTCCCGTGTCCCCTCCGTCCGCTTCGGAAACGTCCACATCTTCAACAACTACGAGGAGAGCATTGACACCTCCGGTGTCAACACCCGCATGGGCGCCCAGGTCCTCGTCGAGTCCTCCGTCTTCTCCTCCGTCAAGAAGGCCATCACCTTCCTCGACTCCAAGACCACCGGCTACGCTACCGTCTCCGACGTCGACCTCGGTGGCTCCACCAACGACGCCCCTGCCGGCACCTTCACCAAGCCCGACTACTCCTACTCCAAGCTCGGCTCTGCCAAGGTCAAGGCCTCCGTCGTCGCCTCCGCCGGCCAGACCCTTTCCTTCTAA